In Streptomyces sp. P3, one DNA window encodes the following:
- a CDS encoding CdaR family transcriptional regulator: MTDRSTSEQFLDGFQRMLADAAATGRRLTREEIQSRRAHGARAAEGGHDWRSLVRAHLAAGREGWPRGADPAGVLTVVEQALDAFADGYESAQRLVIRKEEAARREFIDDLLHGRGDPGQLAARSERFGLRLSRAHAVAVAGGPAEFDETDPVPRRVAGELFGRFEDRRILFTTKHGRMVCIAPGGQDEVLTHFAEQAHAAAVGQVQVAVGRPRPGPVGIGHSYQEALNALEVAQRMGLDEPLLRAADLLVFPVLARDRQALVDLVHSVLGPLERARGGAQPLLTTLTAYFDSGCVAAAAARQLSLSVRALTYRLERVHQLTGADPADPGHRYTLQTAVIGARLLDWPARRLHPTDGPA; this comes from the coding sequence ATGACCGACCGCAGCACGTCCGAGCAGTTCCTGGACGGCTTCCAGCGCATGCTCGCGGACGCGGCCGCCACCGGCCGCCGTCTGACCCGCGAGGAGATCCAGTCCCGGCGGGCACACGGCGCCCGGGCCGCCGAAGGCGGACACGACTGGCGCAGCCTCGTAAGGGCCCACCTCGCCGCCGGCCGGGAGGGCTGGCCGCGGGGGGCCGACCCGGCCGGTGTCCTCACCGTCGTCGAACAGGCCCTGGACGCCTTCGCCGACGGCTACGAGAGCGCGCAGCGCCTCGTGATCCGCAAGGAGGAGGCCGCCCGCCGCGAGTTCATCGACGACCTGCTGCACGGGCGCGGGGACCCGGGCCAACTCGCCGCGCGCTCCGAGCGGTTCGGCCTGCGCCTGTCCCGCGCCCACGCGGTCGCGGTGGCCGGGGGACCCGCCGAGTTCGACGAGACGGACCCCGTACCGCGCCGGGTGGCGGGCGAGCTGTTCGGCCGCTTCGAGGACCGCCGCATCCTGTTCACCACCAAGCACGGCCGGATGGTGTGCATCGCCCCGGGCGGCCAGGACGAGGTCCTCACACACTTCGCCGAGCAGGCCCACGCCGCAGCCGTGGGGCAGGTCCAGGTCGCCGTCGGCAGACCCAGACCGGGGCCGGTCGGCATCGGCCACAGCTACCAGGAAGCGCTCAACGCCCTCGAGGTGGCCCAGCGCATGGGCCTGGACGAGCCGCTGCTGCGCGCCGCCGACCTGCTCGTCTTCCCCGTCCTCGCCCGGGACAGGCAGGCCCTGGTCGATCTCGTCCACAGCGTCCTCGGGCCGCTCGAACGGGCCCGCGGCGGTGCGCAGCCGCTGCTCACGACCCTGACGGCGTACTTCGACTCCGGCTGCGTGGCGGCGGCCGCCGCCCGGCAGCTCTCGCTGAGTGTGCGTGCCCTCACCTACCGGCTGGAGCGCGTCCACCAACTGACCGGCGCCGACCCGGCCGACCCCGGCCACCGGTACACGCTGCAGACCGCGGTCATCGGCGCCCGTCTGCTCGACTGGCCGGCCAGACGCCTGCATCCGACCGACGGGCCTGCCTGA